One genomic segment of Kiritimatiella glycovorans includes these proteins:
- the mutS gene encoding DNA mismatch repair protein MutS produces the protein MAKKQTPMMEQYRAIRRGLGADTILFFRLGDFYEMFFDDAREAAGILDIALTRRNGIPMCGVPYHACENYVSKLIRAGKKVAVCDQVEEPSQGRKVVAREITGIITPGTVLEESALESKRNNYLAALIGDKGRFGLALLDLSTGDFRVEESEDAAAVRENLLRYDPAECVIPESDHEKGRFSDWLSGDGAPALTPHEDWTFEEDSAQEFLTRHFRTRGLEGFGCADQPLGLRAAGAVLHYVGDQLQRDLSHVTRLRAHHPGDYLLLDETTVANLELVAAAGSARSGTGPTLLKVLDTTRTAMGARLLRHWILRPLRRADAIERRLDAIEAFRADRNRLDAFREHLREVKDVERLAARLHSGTGSPRDVRALACSLERIPELRALLDDIGCAPLEHLRDELCDLPELRRHIQRAIVDEPPALLKDGGVIREGYHAELDELRDAAGEGKQWLADFQAREQQRTGIRTLKVRHNKVFGYYIEVTKSNLEHVPDEYVRKQTLVNAERYITPELKEYENRIFGAQERSLALEQELFAELRRQVLEHTAELQSTAAAVAGLDALATLAERSLLLGYVRPEISETDVLRIHNGRHPVIEQMPGAERFVPNDTELNQSSDRLLIITGPNMAGKSTYIRQVALITIMAHLGSFVPAERAVVGLTDRVFTRIGASDDLAGGRSTFMVEMQETANILNNATERSLIVLDEIGRGTSTFDGISIAWAVAEHLCRSEPSGARTLFATHYHELTDLARTVPGVRNYNVRVRESGERITFLRKIAPGPADKSYGIQVARLAGLPPEVIRRASEILENLEEGEFAESGQPRLARHRPKSKREHDHQIPLF, from the coding sequence ATGGCGAAGAAGCAGACCCCCATGATGGAGCAGTACCGGGCGATCCGCCGCGGGCTGGGCGCGGACACGATCCTCTTCTTCCGTCTCGGCGATTTCTACGAGATGTTCTTCGACGACGCCCGGGAGGCGGCGGGCATACTGGACATCGCCCTCACCCGCCGCAACGGCATCCCCATGTGCGGCGTACCCTATCACGCCTGCGAAAACTATGTATCGAAGCTCATCCGTGCCGGAAAAAAGGTGGCGGTCTGCGACCAGGTCGAAGAGCCGTCGCAGGGCAGGAAGGTCGTCGCCCGGGAGATCACCGGAATCATCACGCCCGGAACGGTGCTTGAGGAGAGCGCGCTTGAATCGAAGCGCAACAACTACCTCGCGGCCCTGATCGGCGACAAGGGCCGCTTCGGCCTGGCGCTGCTCGACCTCTCCACGGGGGATTTCCGGGTCGAGGAATCGGAGGACGCGGCGGCGGTCCGTGAAAACCTGCTGCGCTACGACCCCGCGGAGTGCGTGATCCCCGAATCCGATCACGAAAAGGGGCGTTTCAGCGACTGGCTGAGCGGCGACGGGGCGCCGGCGCTGACGCCGCACGAGGACTGGACGTTTGAGGAGGACAGTGCGCAGGAGTTCCTGACCCGGCACTTCCGGACGCGCGGACTGGAGGGATTCGGCTGCGCCGACCAGCCGCTGGGGCTGAGGGCGGCGGGCGCGGTGCTGCACTATGTGGGCGATCAGCTTCAGCGCGATCTCTCCCACGTGACCCGCCTGCGCGCGCACCATCCGGGCGATTACCTGCTGCTCGACGAAACCACCGTCGCCAACCTGGAACTCGTCGCCGCGGCGGGGAGCGCGCGGTCCGGGACGGGGCCCACCCTGCTCAAGGTGCTCGACACGACCCGTACGGCCATGGGCGCGCGGCTGCTGCGGCACTGGATCCTCCGGCCGCTGCGGCGGGCGGACGCGATCGAGCGTCGTCTCGACGCGATCGAGGCGTTCCGCGCCGACCGCAACCGACTGGATGCCTTCCGCGAACACCTGCGCGAGGTGAAGGATGTGGAGCGTCTTGCGGCGCGTCTTCACTCGGGCACCGGCTCGCCGCGCGACGTGCGCGCCCTGGCCTGTTCGCTCGAACGTATCCCCGAACTGCGCGCCCTGCTGGACGACATCGGATGCGCGCCGCTCGAGCATCTTCGCGACGAGCTGTGCGACCTGCCTGAACTCCGTCGGCACATTCAACGCGCGATCGTCGACGAGCCTCCCGCCCTGCTGAAGGACGGCGGGGTCATACGTGAGGGGTACCACGCCGAGCTGGACGAACTGCGCGACGCCGCCGGCGAGGGGAAGCAGTGGCTGGCCGATTTCCAGGCGCGCGAACAGCAGCGCACGGGCATCCGCACCCTCAAGGTTCGTCACAACAAGGTCTTCGGCTATTACATCGAGGTCACCAAGAGCAATCTGGAGCACGTGCCGGACGAGTACGTCAGGAAGCAGACCCTCGTGAACGCCGAGCGGTACATCACGCCCGAACTCAAGGAGTACGAGAACCGCATCTTCGGTGCGCAGGAGCGCTCGCTGGCGCTGGAGCAGGAACTGTTCGCCGAACTCCGCCGGCAGGTGCTGGAACACACCGCGGAACTGCAGTCCACGGCCGCGGCGGTCGCCGGGCTCGACGCACTCGCGACGCTCGCCGAGCGTTCCCTTCTGCTGGGGTACGTGCGGCCCGAGATCAGCGAGACGGACGTGCTCCGCATCCACAACGGCCGTCATCCGGTCATCGAGCAGATGCCCGGCGCGGAACGGTTCGTGCCGAACGACACCGAACTCAACCAGTCCAGCGACCGTCTGCTGATCATCACCGGCCCGAACATGGCGGGAAAATCCACTTACATCCGGCAGGTGGCGCTGATCACCATCATGGCGCACCTGGGATCTTTCGTGCCCGCGGAACGCGCGGTGGTGGGCCTGACCGACCGCGTGTTCACCCGCATCGGCGCGAGCGACGACCTCGCGGGCGGGCGGAGCACCTTCATGGTAGAGATGCAGGAGACGGCCAACATCCTGAACAACGCCACGGAACGCAGTCTGATCGTACTCGACGAAATCGGCCGCGGCACGAGCACCTTCGACGGCATCAGCATCGCCTGGGCGGTGGCGGAGCACCTGTGCCGATCCGAACCAAGCGGAGCGCGCACGCTTTTCGCGACCCATTACCATGAATTGACCGACCTGGCGCGCACGGTCCCCGGGGTGCGGAACTACAACGTGCGCGTGCGCGAATCGGGCGAGCGCATCACGTTCCTGCGCAAGATCGCGCCCGGTCCGGCGGACAAAAGCTACGGCATCCAGGTCGCCCGTCTGGCGGGTCTTCCCCCGGAAGTCATCCGCCGCGCTTCCGAGATCCTCGAAAACCTCGAAGAAGGCGAGTTCGCCGAAAGCGGCCAGCCGCGCCTGGCGCGCCACCGGCCGAAATCCAAACGGGAACACGACCACCAGATACCGCTGTTTTGA
- a CDS encoding two-component system sensor histidine kinase NtrB: MKTRYWDRLIERLDKLDRGSLQRQFLLLAKEKGVWEAIFEALQEGLILLDRRGRLQYANRAAERMLGFNADGVQGQPLNRYIEGLDWDLLMDLDEGEWERMVRREVEINYPEHRYVEFYVMPLSAGTDDEEGAVVILRDVTRARESTARSIESERMQAITILAAGVAHEIGNPLNSLNIHLQLLKREARSIEEEEVRGNIEELIEVAGGEVTRLDRIIHQFLRAIRPSEPERRPVRIERVLEESFRFMQSELDDRGLILEFDWKEEQLAPVPADETQLKQVFFNLFKNALQSLPARSIIRVSIEMDERFARICFQDNGPGISAETMSRIYEPFKSDKPSGSGLGLMIVQRIVRDHGGEMEIHSEPGRGVRFVLYFPREEHRVRLLEAPADARENDTAATAEGCEEEGA, translated from the coding sequence ATGAAGACGCGATACTGGGACCGCCTCATCGAGCGGCTGGACAAACTGGACCGCGGGAGTCTGCAGCGGCAGTTCCTTCTGCTGGCGAAGGAGAAGGGGGTCTGGGAGGCCATCTTCGAGGCGCTGCAGGAGGGGCTGATTCTGCTCGACCGCCGGGGGCGGCTGCAGTACGCGAACCGCGCTGCGGAGCGGATGCTCGGATTCAATGCGGACGGCGTGCAGGGACAGCCGCTGAACCGGTACATCGAGGGGCTCGACTGGGATCTGCTGATGGATCTCGACGAGGGCGAGTGGGAGCGGATGGTCCGCCGCGAGGTCGAGATCAATTACCCCGAACACCGTTACGTGGAGTTTTATGTCATGCCGCTCTCCGCGGGGACGGACGACGAGGAGGGGGCGGTGGTGATTCTCCGGGACGTCACCCGCGCACGGGAATCCACGGCGCGTTCGATCGAATCCGAGCGCATGCAGGCGATCACCATCCTCGCCGCCGGCGTCGCGCACGAAATCGGCAACCCGCTCAATTCGCTCAACATCCACCTCCAGCTTCTCAAACGCGAGGCGCGTTCGATCGAGGAGGAGGAGGTCCGCGGAAACATCGAGGAACTGATTGAGGTGGCCGGCGGCGAAGTGACGCGGCTCGACCGGATAATCCACCAGTTTCTGCGCGCGATCCGCCCCTCCGAGCCGGAGCGCAGACCGGTGCGGATCGAGCGCGTCCTCGAGGAGTCGTTTCGGTTCATGCAGTCCGAACTCGACGACCGCGGGCTGATCCTGGAGTTCGACTGGAAGGAGGAGCAGCTCGCTCCGGTGCCCGCCGACGAGACGCAGCTCAAGCAGGTCTTCTTCAACCTGTTCAAAAACGCCCTGCAGTCCCTGCCCGCCAGGAGCATCATCCGCGTCTCCATCGAGATGGATGAACGATTTGCCCGCATATGCTTCCAGGACAACGGTCCGGGCATATCCGCCGAGACCATGAGCCGGATCTATGAACCGTTCAAATCGGACAAGCCCTCGGGTTCGGGGCTGGGGCTGATGATCGTGCAGCGCATCGTCCGCGATCACGGCGGCGAAATGGAGATTCACAGCGAACCGGGACGCGGCGTGCGCTTCGTCCTGTACTTTCCCCGCGAGGAGCATCGCGTACGGCTGCTCGAGGCGCCCGCGGACGCGCGAGAGAACGATACGGCCGCCACGGCGGAGGGGTGTGAAGAGGAGGGCGCATGA
- a CDS encoding sigma-54-dependent transcriptional regulator: protein MKPVVLIVDDEKNTRDGLARALRGDYRILLADSGESALEILDEESIDVLLADIRMPGMDGITLMQRALAKQDGLTCILLTAYGSIEKAVEAMKRGAHDFLTKPVHLDRLELVLSRALESRRMQTENRALREQLDTKYGLESIIGQSEPMQRIFDKIRQVAPSRATVLIQGESGTGKELVARALHRLSPRAQGPFVPVHCAALSSNLLESELFGHEKGAFTGAVERRRGRFERADGGTLFLDEIAEIDPSIQVKILRVLEQRAFERVGGTESVEVDTRLLTATNRDLTEEVEKGAFREDLFYRLDVVSITVPPLRERAADIPLLLNHFLQQFSGENGKRIEGFTQDAAELLSRYEWPGNVRELRNAVENMVVMSRGEKLGVRDVPPKIRAQVDPARAQAGGGEAGAGSLRDMEMRMILRALKETQGNRTKAAEQLGISRRTMHRKLNEYGLQNY from the coding sequence ATGAAACCGGTCGTACTGATCGTGGATGATGAAAAGAACACGCGCGACGGACTCGCCCGCGCCCTGCGCGGCGATTACCGCATTCTGCTCGCCGACAGCGGCGAGAGCGCGCTGGAGATCCTGGACGAGGAGTCGATCGACGTGCTCCTGGCGGACATCCGGATGCCGGGCATGGACGGCATCACGCTGATGCAGCGTGCGCTGGCGAAACAGGACGGACTGACCTGCATCCTGCTCACGGCGTACGGGTCGATCGAAAAGGCGGTCGAGGCGATGAAGCGCGGGGCGCACGATTTCCTTACGAAACCGGTCCATCTCGACCGCCTGGAACTCGTGCTCTCCCGGGCGCTGGAATCGCGGCGCATGCAGACCGAAAACCGCGCACTGCGCGAGCAGCTCGACACCAAGTACGGCCTCGAGAGCATCATCGGGCAGTCCGAACCCATGCAGCGCATTTTCGATAAAATACGGCAGGTGGCCCCTTCGCGCGCCACCGTTCTGATCCAGGGCGAGAGCGGTACGGGGAAGGAGCTGGTGGCCCGCGCCCTGCACCGCCTCAGCCCGCGCGCGCAGGGCCCGTTCGTTCCGGTTCACTGCGCCGCCCTGTCGAGCAACCTCCTGGAGAGTGAACTGTTCGGCCACGAGAAGGGGGCCTTCACCGGCGCGGTCGAACGGCGCCGGGGGCGGTTCGAGCGCGCCGACGGCGGCACGCTGTTTCTCGATGAAATCGCCGAGATCGACCCGTCCATCCAGGTCAAGATTCTGCGGGTGCTCGAACAGCGCGCCTTCGAACGCGTAGGCGGGACCGAGTCGGTGGAAGTCGATACCCGGCTGCTGACGGCCACCAACCGCGATCTCACCGAAGAAGTGGAGAAGGGGGCCTTCCGCGAAGATCTGTTCTACCGGCTCGACGTCGTCTCCATCACGGTTCCTCCGCTCCGCGAACGCGCGGCGGATATTCCCCTGCTCCTCAATCACTTCCTTCAGCAGTTCAGCGGGGAAAACGGCAAGCGGATCGAAGGGTTTACCCAGGACGCCGCGGAGCTGCTGAGTCGCTATGAATGGCCGGGTAACGTGCGCGAACTTCGCAATGCCGTCGAGAATATGGTCGTCATGTCGCGCGGCGAAAAGCTGGGCGTGCGCGATGTCCCGCCGAAAATCCGCGCGCAGGTCGACCCGGCCCGCGCGCAGGCCGGCGGAGGGGAGGCCGGCGCCGGCAGTCTGCGGGACATGGAAATGCGCATGATCCTCCGCGCACTGAAGGAAACCCAGGGCAACCGTACGAAAGCCGCCGAGCAGCTCGGCATCAGCCGGAGAACCATGCACCGCAAGCTGAACGAATACGGATTGCAGAATTATTGA
- a CDS encoding DegQ family serine endoprotease, with protein sequence MKFTFWKSTLAGLMTLCLAAPTAISAPAESPDLLRETGAAFSRIAEDAVDAVVFVQAERTVEVNMPQFPEPFEFFFRSPFEGRGGPQQQPRSREYRQRGQGSGFIITEDGYILTNSHVVKDAESITVTMRDGSELEAELIGADTKTEVALIKVDGKDLPVLELGDSDAIRIGEWVLAVGSPFGLTETVTAGIVSAKGRSNMGITDYEYFIQTDAAINPGNSGGPLLNIDGEVVGINTAIYSRSGGYMGIGFAVPINMAKIVKQQLIEEGEVTRSYLGVYIQPVDETLAESFGLDEARGILISQVEEGSAADEAGLEQGDIILEFNGRSVEDMGSFRNEVATTPPGTTIELRINRDGRMKKVKATLQRLEEEEMAAADTEQMVEDLGIAVTELTPEMAEELGYEDLGRGVVVERVAQGSRAWRHGIRRGHLILEVNRQPVEGVGDFKKALRQSEESGLVLLLVRGPRGTRYVPLKLED encoded by the coding sequence ATGAAGTTCACGTTCTGGAAGAGCACGCTGGCCGGGCTGATGACGCTCTGTCTCGCCGCACCGACCGCCATTTCGGCGCCCGCCGAATCACCGGACCTGCTCAGGGAAACCGGCGCCGCGTTCAGTCGTATCGCCGAAGACGCCGTGGACGCGGTCGTCTTCGTGCAGGCGGAACGGACGGTGGAAGTGAATATGCCGCAGTTCCCGGAGCCGTTCGAATTTTTCTTCCGTTCGCCGTTTGAAGGACGCGGCGGACCGCAGCAGCAGCCCCGCTCCCGGGAGTACCGCCAGAGGGGACAGGGCAGCGGATTCATTATCACGGAGGACGGCTATATCCTTACGAATTCCCATGTGGTGAAGGACGCCGAGAGCATAACCGTGACCATGCGCGACGGCAGTGAGCTCGAAGCGGAACTGATCGGCGCCGATACCAAGACCGAAGTGGCGCTGATCAAGGTCGACGGAAAAGACCTCCCGGTACTCGAACTCGGCGACTCCGATGCCATCAGGATCGGTGAATGGGTGCTCGCCGTAGGCAGCCCCTTCGGCCTCACCGAAACCGTGACCGCGGGTATCGTCAGTGCCAAAGGCCGGAGCAACATGGGCATCACCGATTACGAGTATTTCATTCAGACCGATGCCGCGATCAATCCCGGCAATTCCGGCGGTCCGCTGCTGAACATCGACGGCGAGGTGGTCGGCATCAATACCGCGATCTACAGCCGCAGCGGCGGTTACATGGGCATCGGGTTCGCCGTGCCGATCAACATGGCCAAGATCGTCAAACAGCAGCTCATCGAGGAGGGCGAGGTCACCCGCAGCTACCTCGGGGTCTACATTCAGCCGGTCGACGAGACACTCGCGGAATCCTTCGGACTCGACGAGGCCCGCGGCATCCTGATCTCGCAGGTCGAAGAGGGGTCCGCGGCCGATGAGGCGGGCCTCGAGCAGGGCGACATCATCCTCGAATTCAACGGCCGGTCGGTCGAGGATATGGGGTCGTTCCGGAACGAGGTCGCCACCACGCCCCCCGGCACGACGATCGAGCTGCGCATCAACCGCGACGGCAGGATGAAAAAGGTCAAGGCGACCCTGCAGCGGCTCGAAGAAGAGGAAATGGCCGCGGCGGATACGGAGCAGATGGTGGAAGACCTCGGAATCGCCGTGACGGAACTGACCCCGGAAATGGCCGAGGAACTCGGATACGAGGATCTCGGTCGCGGCGTCGTGGTCGAACGCGTGGCCCAGGGAAGCCGGGCATGGCGCCACGGAATCCGGCGCGGACACCTCATCCTCGAGGTAAACCGTCAGCCAGTGGAAGGCGTGGGCGATTTCAAAAAGGCGCTGCGTCAGTCCGAGGAGAGCGGGCTCGTGCTCCTGCTGGTCCGCGGTCCGCGCGGCACGCGTTATGTCCCGCTGAAGCTCGAGGACTGA
- a CDS encoding iron-sulfur cluster assembly scaffold protein — protein sequence MNSFSRAFKSVLTGRRDEVVTDAPYEDSGYIRWARVRDWCGRIEDPSATATVKGPCGDAMTIDLDIAEGVLRRARFETDGCAATYACGSLACSKAEGLAVLEALRIHPRMLLGELDGIPGDHLHCAILTCTALYRALALYLLARDPQSSSFSGT from the coding sequence ATGAACAGCTTCAGCAGGGCATTCAAATCCGTGCTGACGGGACGCCGGGACGAGGTGGTCACGGACGCCCCCTACGAGGACTCCGGGTACATCCGCTGGGCGCGCGTCCGCGACTGGTGCGGGCGGATCGAAGATCCGTCGGCGACGGCGACGGTGAAGGGGCCGTGCGGCGACGCGATGACGATCGACCTGGACATCGCGGAGGGAGTGCTCCGCCGGGCGCGCTTCGAGACGGACGGCTGCGCGGCGACCTACGCCTGCGGCTCGCTGGCCTGTTCGAAGGCCGAGGGCCTCGCCGTCCTCGAGGCCCTCCGCATCCATCCCCGTATGCTGCTCGGCGAACTGGACGGCATCCCGGGCGACCACCTCCACTGCGCGATCCTCACGTGCACCGCCCTGTATCGCGCCCTCGCGCTCTACCTCCTCGCACGGGACCCTCAGTCCTCGAGCTTCAGCGGGACATAA
- a CDS encoding amino acid permease, with protein MSERPGGVTSELSRDLKLFHVTLMGLGMMIGAGVFLGVGNTIRMAGPGAVLLTFALNGLVALFSAMSYAELSSAIPRAGGAYNFARLGFGRRASFIAGWMEWFASSVAGSVYALTLAIYLLRYLETLGLLGGLSSEHPLLVKGVAAITVLFFLYINFRGASETGKVGAFFTLGQMAILLFIGAAGIWVALKDPSRLQNFDPFLPEGWSKILLTMGFTYVAFEGFEVIAQAGDESIDPKRTIPKAMLYSVFFVTLTYVLVGFATVVAVKAGSPGVGETPVWAWIAQFGERGFGEAVSRLMPFADLLVTVTVICAATSALNATIYSATRASYALGRDGMLPPALARVSARRRTPYLALCATGVIVLLVALFLPTMDVASSASIMFLFLFFLVNLCAIRIRQEMGDELSYGYLMPLFPFFPIAAIITQVILAAGLRHVSHAAWIVAPSWILLGWLFYEFYGRSHARGTEEEITVVEEEKAPPGKGYRIMLSVANPDNVLPLMRNTYRICQAREARVELIHMIPVSDYVPLRDVPNFADEGREGIVEAMLYLTQIFPVGTTIRYCRNIARGLVSAVRQHRADMLIMGWHGRPRRRLFSFGRTIDPVIERSPSRVVVMKNCGDQRYRNVLVPVAGGGNSAFALEIAAILADPEEGQITAMTVDTGRRPFSLESFVGEQNKRLGPFARRVQCLTRSGQDVVETLLEESRQYDLIVIGCTREPLLRRMTGPSVPEQVAFRTETPAVIVKAPGALRSWVKRIF; from the coding sequence ATGAGTGAGCGTCCGGGAGGCGTGACCTCCGAACTCTCGCGCGACCTGAAGCTCTTTCACGTCACCCTGATGGGGCTCGGCATGATGATCGGGGCCGGGGTCTTCCTGGGCGTGGGCAATACGATCCGAATGGCCGGCCCCGGCGCGGTGCTGCTGACCTTCGCGCTCAACGGCCTAGTGGCGCTGTTCAGCGCCATGTCCTATGCCGAACTCAGCTCCGCGATCCCCCGCGCAGGGGGCGCGTACAACTTCGCGCGCCTGGGCTTCGGGCGGCGCGCGAGCTTTATCGCCGGCTGGATGGAGTGGTTCGCGTCCAGTGTCGCGGGCAGCGTCTACGCCCTCACACTCGCCATCTACCTGCTCCGCTACCTGGAGACCCTCGGACTGCTCGGGGGCCTGTCGTCCGAACATCCGCTCCTAGTCAAAGGCGTGGCGGCGATCACGGTCCTCTTCTTCCTCTACATCAATTTCCGGGGCGCATCCGAAACCGGAAAGGTGGGCGCCTTTTTCACCCTCGGCCAGATGGCGATCCTCCTCTTTATCGGCGCCGCGGGGATCTGGGTGGCGCTCAAAGACCCTTCGCGGCTCCAGAACTTCGATCCGTTTCTCCCCGAGGGCTGGTCTAAAATCCTGCTCACCATGGGGTTCACCTACGTGGCCTTCGAGGGGTTTGAAGTGATTGCGCAGGCGGGTGACGAGTCCATCGACCCCAAACGTACGATCCCCAAGGCGATGCTCTACTCGGTCTTTTTCGTGACCCTCACCTACGTGCTCGTCGGGTTCGCGACCGTCGTGGCCGTCAAAGCCGGCTCGCCCGGGGTCGGCGAGACCCCCGTCTGGGCGTGGATCGCACAGTTCGGGGAGCGGGGATTCGGAGAGGCGGTCAGCCGGCTGATGCCGTTCGCCGACCTGCTGGTCACGGTGACGGTGATCTGCGCGGCGACGTCCGCGCTCAACGCCACGATTTACTCCGCCACGCGCGCCTCATACGCGCTCGGCCGCGACGGGATGCTCCCCCCCGCCCTCGCCCGCGTCTCGGCCCGCCGGCGCACGCCCTACCTCGCCCTGTGCGCCACCGGCGTCATCGTGCTGCTGGTGGCGCTGTTCCTGCCCACCATGGACGTCGCCTCCAGCGCCAGCATCATGTTCCTCTTTCTGTTTTTCCTCGTGAACCTGTGCGCGATCCGCATAAGGCAGGAGATGGGCGACGAGCTGTCCTACGGATACCTCATGCCGCTGTTTCCCTTTTTCCCCATCGCCGCCATCATTACGCAGGTCATTCTGGCGGCGGGCCTGCGCCATGTGAGTCACGCGGCCTGGATCGTGGCCCCCTCCTGGATTCTGCTCGGCTGGCTCTTCTACGAGTTCTACGGCCGGTCCCACGCGCGGGGGACGGAAGAGGAAATCACCGTGGTCGAGGAGGAAAAGGCGCCGCCCGGCAAGGGATACCGGATCATGCTCAGCGTCGCCAACCCCGACAATGTGCTGCCCCTGATGCGCAATACGTACCGCATCTGCCAGGCCAGGGAGGCGCGGGTGGAACTGATCCACATGATCCCCGTCTCCGATTACGTGCCGCTGCGGGACGTGCCGAATTTCGCCGACGAGGGCCGCGAGGGCATCGTGGAGGCGATGCTCTACCTGACGCAGATCTTCCCCGTAGGCACGACGATCCGCTACTGCCGCAACATCGCCCGCGGGCTGGTGAGCGCCGTGCGCCAGCACCGGGCGGATATGCTGATCATGGGCTGGCACGGACGCCCGCGCCGCCGGCTGTTCTCGTTCGGACGCACCATCGATCCCGTCATCGAGCGCTCCCCCTCCCGCGTGGTCGTCATGAAGAACTGCGGCGACCAGCGTTACCGCAACGTCCTGGTCCCCGTGGCCGGCGGAGGCAACAGCGCCTTCGCGCTCGAGATCGCCGCCATCCTGGCGGACCCCGAGGAGGGCCAAATCACGGCGATGACGGTCGATACGGGACGGCGCCCCTTTTCGCTGGAGAGCTTCGTAGGCGAACAGAACAAACGCCTCGGCCCGTTCGCCCGGCGCGTCCAATGCCTGACCCGCTCCGGGCAGGATGTCGTGGAGACCCTTCTCGAAGAGAGCCGGCAGTACGACCTGATCGTCATCGGCTGCACGCGCGAACCGCTGCTGCGCCGCATGACCGGCCCGTCGGTTCCCGAGCAGGTGGCGTTCCGCACCGAGACGCCCGCGGTGATCGTAAAGGCCCCCGGCGCGCTGCGCTCATGGGTGAAACGCATCTTTTAA
- the epsC gene encoding serine O-acetyltransferase EpsC, which yields MQEIEQSIAHAAEDLAPLYAHGVEDRPDGVMASAPNTDQVIAAQELLITVMLPGRSFEAGRRGHVLSPFFAEKLRSASELLLPEIELALPFQWLGAAARSEGAERQTADRRRSAGIFEQFLQRLPDVRKLVVDDIRAAYNGDPAALSYAEVKLSYPGVLAITSHRLAHELYRLGVPVIPRIMSEHVHGHSGIDIHPGARIGRGFFIDHGTGVVIGETTEIGERVKLYQGVTLGAKSFPLDAEGHPVKHIKRHPTVEDEVVIYANATILGGETVIGARSIVGGNVFLVKSVPPDSLVTRRPGDLSVRTREGDERV from the coding sequence ATGCAGGAGATCGAACAATCCATCGCGCATGCCGCGGAGGATCTGGCGCCGCTGTACGCCCACGGCGTGGAGGACCGCCCGGACGGCGTCATGGCTTCGGCCCCCAACACCGACCAGGTGATCGCGGCGCAGGAACTTCTGATCACCGTGATGCTCCCGGGACGCAGTTTCGAAGCCGGCCGGCGCGGGCATGTGCTCTCCCCCTTCTTTGCCGAGAAGCTGCGAAGCGCTTCCGAACTGCTGCTGCCCGAGATCGAACTGGCGCTCCCGTTTCAATGGCTCGGCGCCGCCGCGCGCAGCGAGGGCGCCGAACGGCAAACCGCCGACCGCCGCCGGAGCGCGGGGATTTTCGAGCAGTTCCTGCAGCGCCTGCCGGACGTCCGGAAGCTGGTGGTCGACGACATCCGCGCGGCCTATAACGGCGATCCCGCCGCACTGAGCTACGCGGAGGTCAAGCTCTCGTATCCCGGCGTCCTGGCCATCACCTCGCACCGCCTCGCGCACGAGCTGTACAGGCTGGGCGTGCCCGTGATTCCCCGGATCATGAGCGAACATGTGCACGGCCACTCCGGGATCGACATCCATCCCGGCGCGCGGATCGGACGCGGCTTCTTCATCGACCACGGAACGGGGGTCGTGATCGGTGAGACCACGGAGATCGGCGAGCGCGTCAAGCTCTACCAGGGGGTCACCCTCGGCGCGAAGAGTTTCCCGCTGGATGCCGAGGGACACCCGGTCAAGCATATCAAGCGTCACCCCACCGTGGAGGACGAGGTCGTGATCTACGCCAACGCGACCATCCTGGGCGGAGAAACGGTAATCGGCGCGCGATCGATCGTCGGCGGTAACGTGTTCCTGGTGAAGAGCGTGCCTCCGGACAGTCTGGTCACCCGCCGGCCGGGCGATCTCTCGGTCCGCACCCGCGAAGGGGACGAGCGGGTCTGA
- a CDS encoding four helix bundle suffix domain-containing protein, whose translation MTVRVSVSPLSREKFAAVYAANGALSLLNVCLYLLDRQLRAQAAAFEREGGFTERLYRRRTRRRKSS comes from the coding sequence GTGACCGTCCGTGTGTCCGTGTCCCCCCTGTCGCGCGAGAAGTTCGCCGCGGTCTACGCGGCGAACGGGGCGCTCTCGCTGCTGAATGTGTGCCTCTATCTGCTGGACCGGCAGCTCAGGGCACAGGCAGCCGCCTTTGAGCGGGAGGGCGGCTTCACGGAGCGTCTCTATCGCCGGAGGACACGCCGGAGGAAATCTTCTTGA